A region of the Porphyrobacter sp. YT40 genome:
CGCCTGGAATCCCAGCGCCGACGCGATCCGCCGGATGATCGCCGACGGTTCGCTGCGCGGCAACGATCCGATCGCGCTGCTCGTGGGCGAAGACGCCTATGTGGCCGCAGGCGGCAAGATCGAACGCGACCTGTTCAGCGAAGCGGCAGACGACCGCTGGATTGATGTCGAAGTCGCCCACCAGCTCGCAGGCGCGAAGATGGAAGCCGAAGCCGAACGGCTCGCGGCCGAAACGGGCCTCGCCTGGATCAATCCCGTTGCGTCGACCAACAGCTGGCACGCGCGCAGCGAACTCAACGTCGGCCCGGTCCGGCTTCCAGCAGCGCCGCTGTCCGAAGAAGCGCGCGCCCGCATCGACGCGATCGACGCACGGATCGACGAGATCAACGAGATCTTCGAAGACGAGAGCGCGCAGGAAGACGAAAGCGTCGACCTCGAACAACTCGAGACCGAGTACGATACGCTCTCGACCGAGCGCGACGAGCTCAACAACCCGGTTCGCGAACTTCCCGAGGAATGGCGCGGCGAAGTCGGCCGCTTCCTGATCCTCACCAACAAGGGCGAGATGGTCCTCGAGAGCGACTACTACAGCGAGAAACGCCTCAGCTTCGAGCAGGACGAGGACGGCAACGTCACCGCGACTTCCGAGGAACGCCCCACCGGAAGCACGAGCTCGACTCCTCCGCGGCCGGCGACACCCGAAGCGGTCGCGCCGGGCGGCGACAAGCCGATCAGCGCGAAGCTGTTCGACGAGCTGTCGGTCCAGCGCCGCAACATCCTCGCAGCCTCACTCCTGGGCGATCCCGGCCTCGCGCTCGACTACGCGATCTTCGCGCTGTGCGATGATCGCAGCTACGAGAGCAAGGGCACCTCGCTGAAGGCGGGCAAGCCGCAGGATCCTGCCTATGGCGACATTCCCCAGTCCGCGGCCGAAGGCATCCTCGCAGCCGCAGCGGACGCGCTCGACAAGAGCTGGCACGAGCCCAAGATGGTGACCGATCGTTTCCTCGCCTTCCGCGAGCTCGACGACGAGGCCAAGGCCGCCTGGCTCTCCTACGTCGTCGCCGTCTCGCTGGAAGCGAAGAAGGGCTACAATTCGGAATATCATCCGATCCACGCCGTGCTCGGCTCGATCCTCGATGTCGATGTCGCCGCGATGTGGCGACCGACGTCAGAAAACCTGTTCGACCGGATCAACAAGACGTCGTGTCTTGCGGCCCTGACCGACATCGGCGGAAGCGAGCTCGCAGCGCGTTACGCAGCCTCGAAGAAGGCCGACCTGTCGAAGACGTGCGAGAAGATCTTCTCCGGCGATGCGATCGTCGAGGAAGAGGTGAAGGAACGCGCCCTCGCATGGCTGCCCGAGGCCATGAAATTCGAGGTTCCCGTCACGGCCGGCGCTGACGAGCCGGAGGAACAGGTCGAGGACCACGAAAACGAAGCCGACGACGACACCACGTCCGAGGATCTCGAAGACGTCGACGAAGAAGCGGCGGTGAACGCCTGACGGCGCCGCAACCCTCCTGATGCAACTGGCCCGGTCGCTCACGCAGCGGCCGGGCCTTTTTTTCCCGACCGGAGAGCCGCCATGAAACACAGCCCCAAGCGCGACGTCGCGCAGGACATCACCAACCTCATCATCCGAAAGATCGAGGAAGGCACCCTTCCGTGGCGCCGCCCGTGGAAGAAGACCGGAGCAGGCGGTGCCCCGCTGCGGGCCAACGGGGTGCCCTATACGGGCATCAACCGGCTTTATCTCTGGGCGGTCGCAGACACGATGGGGTATCAGTCCCGCTACTGGATGACCTATCGCCAGGCGCAGGAACTCGGCGGACAGGTACGCCGCGGCGAAAGCGCCGAGCCGAGCATCTACTTCAACTCGACGAAGAAAACCGACGTCGACCAGGTGACGGGCGAGGAATCCTCGCGAACGATCAGGTTCATGCGCGCCTATTCGGTCTTCAATGCCTCGCAGATCGACGGCTTGCCGACCCATTTCTATCCCGACCCGGTCCCCGAGACTCCGCCGACAGCGTCCGAGAAGGCCGCTGCGATCGCGGCGTTCTTCGCACCGATCCCGAGCGAGGTACGCTATGGCGGTGACCGTGCCTTCTATTCCCCGGGCGGCGACTTCATCCAGATGCCGCACCGCAACGCCTTCATCGACGAGGACGGGATTGCCGCCACGCTCGCCCACGAGACCGGCCACTGGACCGGCCATCCGACACGTATGGCGCGCGAATTCGGGAAGCGCTTCGGAGACAAGGCCTATGCCTTCGAAGAGCTGGTTGCGGAGCAGATCTCGGCGCGCATCTGCTACGAGCTGGGCTTGCCTGCGGATCTCCACGAGAGCCACGCGAGCTATATCGGCCACTGGCTCGACATCCTCAAATCGGACAAGAGTGCGATCATCACCGCGGCAGCCAAGGCAGACCAGGCCTTCACCTACCTCGCCGCATTCTCCGGGTACGACAGCGAAGCGCAGGAGGAAGACCATGATACGGTCGAACTTCAGGCTTGCGCTTGAGCCGGGTCTGGACGGGGTAGTACGCCTCGCCCAGCTCCACCAGTACGCGACCGACCTGGTCGACGGGAAGCGGGTGTTGATCGGACCGGCTCTGCGCGAACGGATCTCGCTGACATTCCCGCGCCGCAGACCGGAAGCCGTCCTGGACGCGCTTCTGGGCAAGGGGCTTCCGAGCTGGGATCTCGTTGGCAGCGACGACGGGAGCGAGGTCCTGACGATCATCACCCATCCGGAAGGTGTGGCGCTATCCGCGATCGTCCGGATCATCGAACACGTCGCGCCGGAGGCTCTACGTCGGCCGATCAGTTACGAGCCGGTTGCCGGTGCTCCGCTGCCGCCGCCATCGCGCCTCCTGCATTGAGGGGAGGGGGAGGGTGTCCGTTGCATCACCAACGGAGACAAGGCCCATGACCTGCGACATCGACTACCGCTACCGGCGCGCGCTCGAGCCCGATGGCCTGACAACATTCGAAAACGCCTTGCGAGCGCTCAACGAAGCTGTGGACGACGCAAGGCTGGCCGCGCTCGATCCCGCGCTCTGTCCGGCGATCAAACTGCTCACCCGCCATCTCGGGCGTATCTCGAACGGCGAATCCCTCTGTCACACCGCGCTTGACGACAATCTGTGCCGCCAATGCATCGAGAGGATCGCAGAACTGAAACGCGCGCCGGCGATCGTCGCTCTCGTTCGGCGCGGTCTCGACTACCGCCCGCAGGAGCTGCGGCATTATCGCCGTGAAGGGAGCCGGGCCCTTCGCGCAATCGCTTTCCAGCTCGGCCTCGAACACACCGATTACCGGCTAGGCTATACGACCCCGCAGGAATCGCTCGCCGGCGATCACACGCTGGAAGCGAAGCAGCTCTACCTTCGCATCTCTCCCGAGCGCTACGGGGAGCCCGGCGTTGCATGGCGAAACCCCCACTGGAAACCCCCGGGTGCCGCCATGCGCAAGGCGCCGATCACCGTGCTGCGCGACATCCCGGCGCTCGCCGCACGGATCGCGCGCGAACTCAAACTGCCTTCGCCGGCACAGCCCGGCCTCATCTGAAGGAAACGATCATGGGATGGCTTACGATGACGCGCCTCGGCATGGCGCCTTACGAGACGCCAAAAGCCTATCTGGACGCCCAGCTGACCTACGAGCGCCCGGCCACTGGAGAAACGCCGTTCCGGGCACTACGGGTACTGAAAAGCGTCTATTCCGGCAGCGCCTACTATGCCGCCGTCGAACGATACGATGAAAGCGGCGCCCGGCTCTACGTCACCGCCATCATCTGTCTGGTGCGCTGGAATCCGAAAGCCGCCGACGGTCACATCTTCGGATACAAGGACATGGATGAGGATATGGGCCCATGCGAGGCTGGGTGTCCTCGTAGTGTCCTCGAGCTCCTGACCAGCAGTACCCATCCCTATGCCCTCGACTGGCGACGACGCTGCTACCGGCTGCTTGAGCTCACCGAACGCACGATCGCCGATGGCGACCTCATCCGTTTCCCCGAACCGATGCAGTTCACCGATGGAAGCAGGCACGCCGATTTCAAGGTTCGACGCGAAGGCCGGAAACTGACGCTGACCTTGCCCGACGGCCGAGGCCGCTTCAAGATATCCCGCCTGCTCGAACGACGCTTCGAGATCATCCGTCAACCCAAAGTCGCCAGGACCATCTTTCCGGCAGCCTGATAGATTGGACCCATTATGTCGGGCACATCGCTAGACCGCCGGCGACAGCAGCTCTGCGGCCGAATGAACGCGGAACGCATAGCCATCAGGTTGAGCGAAATCACCGGCGAGGACCATGCCGTCGTCCGGACGGATTGCGAGCTCCAACCGTATCGCGTCATCCCTGCCGCAGAAGGGCGTCCGGCGGACGTCGAACTCCAGGTAGTGCTGCTCTGAACAAGGACCTCAGCTCAAGACTTTTGAGGAAACGTCGTAAGCGTCCGGTCGAAACCGTTGTCGGCAATGGCCAGTTTCGGGATGCGGGTGGCGGCACCGGAATGACCGATTGGGGGTGGGAAACCGACTGTCCGGTAATCGCGATCCTTGGCCGATACCGGACATGGTAAATCCTTGCCGACGAGGCTACTATCGCAACATGAACATAATCGCCGCCGACTCTACTCATCTGCCGCAATGGGCGAGGTTGCGCATCAGCCTGTGGGCCTGGGACACAGTTGAAGATCACCAAGAAGAAGCGGAAGAACTCTATCTTTCCGGCAACCCCGACCGCACTGCTTTTGTGGCTCTCGACGACGATCAAGTTGTGGTGGGCTTTGCGGAAGCGACTATCCGCCGGGATTATGTCGAAGGATGCGACACGTCGCCGGTCGTTTTTCTTGAAGGTATATATGTCGATCCAACTTGGCGGAAACGCGGCGTCGCTCGCGCGCTGAGCAATGCGGTTGCTGAATGGGGTACGGGGCGCGACGCAAAGGAATACGCCTCAAACGCCCTGTTGGATAACGTGGGCAGTCACGCCTTTCACGCTGCCATAGGCTTTTCCGAGACCGAGCGGGTCGTGTTCTTCAAGCGACCGCTTTGAAGACGTCAGTCTGCAGATGAACATGTGTCAGCTATCAAGTCGCTAATCGGTCCACCTGTATGTCCAAAACGGGGTCGTTAGCAGAGTATCCGCTTTCAGTGGATGGTGAGGCAAAGCTGCCAGTCCGCTAATCAGGAAATCCGCGGAAGGCTGAAACGTCCAAAATTGGGTGGGAAGGCGACAGTCTTCTTTCGGTCAAGAAAACGGTAATGCGGCCTTTGGCTCGGTTTCGCTATGAAGCGCAAGGATGGCGCGAACGGTCTCGACGGCGCAACCGGAAACTCCCCGCAAGAATGGTCGCCCATCCGCCGACAATCCAGAGCAAAGGCATCAGCGCTTCCGCCGGACTGGTCAGCCGCAAGGCCGTGCCGTAAATCATTGCAGGGGTGATTGCGGCACGTCGCTGGGCGGTCCATGCGCCACCCAATCGGGTGGCGATACCCCTGCCGCCTGTAGACAGGGCGACGATTGCATCGCCGGTCGCGGCTTCGATACGCACGGTGTTATTGACCGCAGGCACATTGCCCCCGTTGTGACCAAAGATTAAGTCTCCGCGCGTGCTTCTCGCAAACAGCTGAACGCCGAGGCCCCAGTGGGCAGAACCGAACAAGTCCGCTTCTGGCGCGCGCAGGGATGCGAGAGAGCCCGGTGAGATCACACCCCGGCCGGGCACTTCCCCGTCGGGACCCGGCATATGTGCCTGTGCAAATCGTGCCATGTCGTTTGCCGACGAATAGAGCGATGCCGCCGCTGCTGCCGTGTAGCGGTAATGCGGCGCAACCCCACCATCGGCCCCGAAGAACTCGGCGACGTCCGCAGCGCCCGCTGTACTCGTTCGAAAGGTCGAGTTCTCCATGCCGAGCGGGTCCAGGACCGTACGATCCATGTAGTCTGCGAAGGGCTCCCCGGACACCTCTTCGATCATGAGCTGAAGCAGGGTGTAGCCGCCCCCTGAATAGCGCCACGAACCGTGCTCCTTGCCGACGCGCACTGCGCCGGTTCTGAGCGGGCAGGCGTCGGCCGCGTGGCTCAGGGAGTCTTCGATCGGTTGCAGCTTCGCGCCGGGAGGGAAACCGCAATACCCGAGATCGTCGGTGAGACCGGCGGTATGGCTCAACAGGCGTCGCACGGTGACGCGCTCGTTCGGATAATCACCGCGAGGTAGCGTCCAGCGTTTGACATAGCGCGAAACGGGAGCATCCAGATCGACTTTCCCGGCTTCGACGAGCGCCATGACACCCCAGGCCGTGACCCATTTGCTGACCGAGGCCATCTGGAACATGGAGTCGCCGGAAACCGGCTTGCCGATCGACATCGTGTGCGACTGAGCGACCTTGCCGTTTTCGATCAAGACGAGCGCAAGGTTGCCGCGATGATCTTCTGCCACTTCGCGCGCGGCTTTCGCAAATACATCGCTGCCAGTCCCGTCGACTTTCATTCCTCCAAGATCCGTCAGGGGCGCGAAGGTAACGAGGATGGCCCAGATGAACATCAAGGCCAAAACGGCCGTCACAAATCTGGGAAGCGAAAGCTTTGTCGTCATTTGCCTCCACTGCGCCCGTTTCTGCTCATCG
Encoded here:
- a CDS encoding zincin-like metallopeptidase domain-containing protein is translated as MKHSPKRDVAQDITNLIIRKIEEGTLPWRRPWKKTGAGGAPLRANGVPYTGINRLYLWAVADTMGYQSRYWMTYRQAQELGGQVRRGESAEPSIYFNSTKKTDVDQVTGEESSRTIRFMRAYSVFNASQIDGLPTHFYPDPVPETPPTASEKAAAIAAFFAPIPSEVRYGGDRAFYSPGGDFIQMPHRNAFIDEDGIAATLAHETGHWTGHPTRMAREFGKRFGDKAYAFEELVAEQISARICYELGLPADLHESHASYIGHWLDILKSDKSAIITAAAKADQAFTYLAAFSGYDSEAQEEDHDTVELQACA
- a CDS encoding ParB/RepB/Spo0J family partition protein: MQLIPLSKLDQSEDNVCKRPNPEFEERLSFDIEARGVLQNLIVAKAKKRGRFEVIGGGKRMRAMHRIVERGAMDADFEVPCLVIDRREHNASEVSLAENFQRLQMTPAEECQAFQHFIKEDGDTAAVAKRFGLTQRFVEGRLRLANLAGPIFEALAAGDITLDLAKAYAATDQHEVQIRVFEQMRHAWNPSADAIRRMIADGSLRGNDPIALLVGEDAYVAAGGKIERDLFSEAADDRWIDVEVAHQLAGAKMEAEAERLAAETGLAWINPVASTNSWHARSELNVGPVRLPAAPLSEEARARIDAIDARIDEINEIFEDESAQEDESVDLEQLETEYDTLSTERDELNNPVRELPEEWRGEVGRFLILTNKGEMVLESDYYSEKRLSFEQDEDGNVTATSEERPTGSTSSTPPRPATPEAVAPGGDKPISAKLFDELSVQRRNILAASLLGDPGLALDYAIFALCDDRSYESKGTSLKAGKPQDPAYGDIPQSAAEGILAAAADALDKSWHEPKMVTDRFLAFRELDDEAKAAWLSYVVAVSLEAKKGYNSEYHPIHAVLGSILDVDVAAMWRPTSENLFDRINKTSCLAALTDIGGSELAARYAASKKADLSKTCEKIFSGDAIVEEEVKERALAWLPEAMKFEVPVTAGADEPEEQVEDHENEADDDTTSEDLEDVDEEAAVNA
- the aac(6') gene encoding aminoglycoside 6'-N-acetyltransferase — protein: MNIIAADSTHLPQWARLRISLWAWDTVEDHQEEAEELYLSGNPDRTAFVALDDDQVVVGFAEATIRRDYVEGCDTSPVVFLEGIYVDPTWRKRGVARALSNAVAEWGTGRDAKEYASNALLDNVGSHAFHAAIGFSETERVVFFKRPL
- a CDS encoding serine hydrolase domain-containing protein, encoding MTTKLSLPRFVTAVLALMFIWAILVTFAPLTDLGGMKVDGTGSDVFAKAAREVAEDHRGNLALVLIENGKVAQSHTMSIGKPVSGDSMFQMASVSKWVTAWGVMALVEAGKVDLDAPVSRYVKRWTLPRGDYPNERVTVRRLLSHTAGLTDDLGYCGFPPGAKLQPIEDSLSHAADACPLRTGAVRVGKEHGSWRYSGGGYTLLQLMIEEVSGEPFADYMDRTVLDPLGMENSTFRTSTAGAADVAEFFGADGGVAPHYRYTAAAAASLYSSANDMARFAQAHMPGPDGEVPGRGVISPGSLASLRAPEADLFGSAHWGLGVQLFARSTRGDLIFGHNGGNVPAVNNTVRIEAATGDAIVALSTGGRGIATRLGGAWTAQRRAAITPAMIYGTALRLTSPAEALMPLLWIVGGWATILAGSFRLRRRDRSRHPCAS